In Glycine max cultivar Williams 82 chromosome 4, Glycine_max_v4.0, whole genome shotgun sequence, the genomic stretch CCAGTGCTTTCTAACTAATTCTCATGGCTGTCCATGCCTCTCCAAGCGCCACCAGAGTTTAATTACTGGTTTTTTTAACCATTCTATTCAGGTAaaccatttaatttattttaatcttgtaTTGTAAATATAGAAGCAATATTTTGTGAGGATTTCTTCTGTCTTGTTGTCTTACAATTCTTGtttatcattctttttttttttctggataatGCATTTCTGCTTGATTGATCATAAGATATAGAATTTAAATTCatgtctttgttttccttcgAAAGGGTACCgagtaataatttaaaacatctGTGTAGATCATTGTATCTGGAAATTCAGTTCATCCAAAAGCAAGTGTGGATGCAAATGATAATTCTGGtacaagtaagttccttttcTTGGTTTGTAGATTTGTTATCTTGATTTTGAAGATCAGtatttagaatattttattCTAGTTTTTCAATGTTtcctaattattattatgagcCCACTTTTATTTATCTTGCGTCTAGGTTACAAGAACCATCACTATTGCCTATGTAATATATTTAGTGATCTCTTCTTCCATTCTGTGTGTGATTGTATGCATGTGCTTGTGCTTCATGTATGGAATGTGAAAGTTGTGATTTGGTGTTCCACTGTTTCTTCTAATATGTTGCCCTTGGTCAATGTCTTCTGTTAATTGTCAGTATTTTTGCATGTCAGATTCACAAAGGCATCCCTTGCGGCCATATCTGGACTACATTGGATATCTTTACCAAAGAATGGATCCTCTTCCTGAGCAAGAACGTTTTGAGGTATCTATCTTTACATTTGTTGAATTTGTAGGCATAGCATTATATGCTATTATATTTCGCTTGACCCTCTCAGCATCTTATGCCAGCTTGGTTACAGGGATTTTTTACAGTCACCCTTGCAAGTAAGCATTTCTTGCTCTGCTTCATTCTATGTGGTTATTGGCTTCTATGTTCTGTCTTATTATTCTGCactttaagataaataatttttacaattctTTTACAGCCTTTGATGGATAATTTAGAGGCTCAGACTTACGAGACTTTTGAGAGAGATGCAGTGAAATACATTCAGGTATGGCAATGTATGCATGATATTCTCAACTAAATGTATCCATTTTATGAAACCCTTTCTGTTCCCCTTGGCAGGGTCCCTTTAAACCCAATTTATGAAACCATTGTAGTTGGAAGTTGGCAGAGTCTCCATGGCATGTGATTCTTGAACAATTGAGCTGCCTAGAGTACTGATTGAAGTTGATTAGTTATAGCACTTCCGTTTATGTGATGAGCATTATGATATGGCCTATCCTATTCTTCAACCAAagatctttgttttttttacaagttgGGGTGATCtagattgtattttatttatatgatctTTTAGAAcaatttgtttataatattcCTGGAAATGAAGGTATATATAATAGAAGGCATTTAAGTTATGCATGGTTTACGTAACATTATATTGTATTTTGTTGGCATACAATTAGAAAGATGTTTATGCTCTGTCAATGCTTGTTTggtcaaaaatatatttgagaaaATGACCTTAGCACTTGCTGTCTTTTTTGTCACTGAAGTTCAAAGCTGTGACTTGGGGGATGGCTTGAGTTtttggtttctttgtgagtTTGTGTAATCTAACCATTAGCTTTCCTTTTGACAGTACCAACGAGCAGTCAGTAAAGCATTGCTGGACAGGGTTCCTGATGAAGAGGCATCTGTTAAAACCATTGTAAGATTTGTTTCTCATGTTTTCTTTTTGAtgcatctttattttttaatttcaattttttgtggTGTGATACTTGCACCCGCAGAGACTTGAAGATTAGTTTTTTGTTTGCTCCTGTGGGTAGGTATTGATGGTTGTGGGGGCAGGACGTGGGCCTCTTGTGCGGGCATCATTACAGGTGTGATTTTGTCTGTTACATTGATAAATTTTGACATATTGTTTAATATAAATCACATTCTGTGAAATGCAGATTTTGGTATATTCTATTCTTTAGTGATTTTTGTCATATTCATATGTAGGCTGCTGAAGAAACTGGGCGGAAGCTCAAAGTTTATGCTGTTGAAAAGAATCCAAATGCTGTTGTTACCCTACATGTAAGTTTTGGATCTTTCCACATTTATGATGATTCCATGAATTTATGTGCCATTCTGCCAATATaatgttatttgtattttaCTGTATTTGTTGAATTCAAATACATGACCTACAATTCATGAAGTTTTAGATTtggtaaaaatatttgttacagATTTGAATGTTTGCCATATCTCTTTGTTGTgcattttgttttgcttttattATCATAAATGTGATTTTAACATCATGCTAAGTTACTAATTGTAATGGTTTGTTACCTAGTGCATTGAGTCTGTAAGAAACATTTGTCTTGGTGTTAATGTTTGGTCGATGTAACATTGTTTTTGGCTCTTGTTCTTGATGGGTGAGGTATGAAAATACTTGAATTGTCTTTCATGTTGTTTCAGTGCATTTATAAACTCATTTGCCTGTTCTGCCTATTGTTTTAGATAATCTTCTTAATGAAAGTATTACTGAATTTTTGGACCAAggcttctatttttcctttgttttagaCAAGTCACTATTGTTGGAACAGGCATTAGTCAAGTTAGAAGGATGGGAGGATACTGTGACCATAGTCTCAAGTGACATGCGTCATTGGAGTGCCCCTGAAAAAGCTGACATATTGGTATATATCTATGCTCACTAATCAATTGTTTGACTTGTATTGTTTATACTCCAGTGTCTGATTGTTGTTTTGAATTTAGGTTAGTGAATTGCTAGGTTCTTTTGGCGACAATGAGCTGTCTCCTGAGTGCCTTGATGGAGCCCAGAGATTTCTAAAGCAAGATGGAATTTCAATACCATCTTCGTATGTAAATTGCTTCCACTCCATTCGTTGTTACTGATTTATCTTGTTAGTTTTTTTCCCCTAgggttatttaattttattgtaccccatgttaagtccctttagtTGAAGATGAATGGCTACTGTGTATGAGTTAAATGTTGCAGAGAGTTGCATAGGAATTCTTGGATGTTTTGCTCAACGTAAATTTTGAGAATTGTTTGTGCTAATGATCGTAATCTTGGATGTTTCAGGTACACAAGTTTCCTCCAACCAGTGACAGCTTCAAAGTTATATAATGATGTATATATCTTTTACCTCCCAATTCCCATGTCAAATTCACATTTAGAAAGTTAGTGCTTCATGTTATTTTCTTGTGGTTGTATTTCAGGTTAAGGCACATAAAGATCTTGTACACTTTGAAACTGCTTATGTTGTCAAAATGCACAATGTAGCCAAACTTGCACCAACCCAACCTGTGAGTTTCTTTACACGCAGTTAATTTTTGTCTTTCACTTCAATCTATCCACCAATCTGATCTCTATGCCGTTTGACGTCCTTGCCTTGTTTCAGATTTTGCTATACTATATGGTGTTTTTTACGTcatgaattttatattaattattttctgctcattttattttgatctgTGTAGGTTTTTACATTTACTCATCCAAAGCACTCTGATAAAGAAATCAATCAGCGCTATAAAaagttgaattttataataCCTAATGACACTGGGTCAGCAATGGTACACGGTatgtgatatatttttattgcaaATTTTCAGAATCCAATTTTGAGTATTTTTGGTTATCTTTTTGAGATTAATCTTGTGTTCTCCTTGATCATAGGATTTGCTGGTTATTTTGATGCAACTCTTTACAAGGATGTGCATCTTGGAATTGAACCTTCAACTGCAACACCAAACATGTTCAGTTGGTATTGAgatttatttctttgttttgttctattttgggatatgaaaagtaattttattggTGTAGCAAAAAGGAAAGTAAAATATCAAAGGGTAATATATCCTCCTTACCATAGTAAACAAACTAAACACATCAACTAAGTAAACAATGATGTCATGTGTTGTTTATAATTGTTGTTTGAATAATTTGGCATTGTTTGTTGATGGGGATTGTTTTTGAAGGTGATAATTTGTTAATTCGAATGGCAgctttgttttcaaaaatacCATGACTTCCTAGTACACGTTGATAACACTACATTTGAGGATCAGAATCCCTAATGGCTTCCATACAttattttgcaagatggttaccaAACGATTCTCTTACAATAATATTATGACGTTGCTCAACAGTTGACACTATATTTTATGCTGTTTTTCGCTGTTTTTTATTAAACCCTTCTCCAAATGAAAACAGTGCAGTAATAGTCTTGTGTCTTTTTTCCCGgactttaattttgaaaatttaaaagattagtGAATACGAGTCAATTTCTCAAACCATCCATTTTCTTCCCTTAATGCAGGTTTGCAATATTTTTCCCATTAAGGACACCCATTTGTGTGGATCCCGGTTCTACACTTGAAGTACATTTTTGGCGTTGTTGTGGTTCTACGaaggttaattttatttcatttgcaaCTTGgcgtttcatatttttttcatttggtgTTTCCATTTAATATTGACTTCTATTTCTGAATGGAATCTGAAACAGGTTTGGTATGAGTGGTGTGTTGCTTCTCCCGCGTCGTCCCCAATGCACAACAGTAATGGACGTTCATACTGGGTTGGGCTTTAGTGCCTTGTATTTTTTAGAATGTTTATCAGTCTTGAGTAGTCAAGTTTATAATGTTGCAAATCAGGGTCAATACAAAGTTTTTTGGAGCAAGCATCTTGGTGGATCTcttcaattcaattcattttgGGAAATTTTGTTGTACAATAAGATATTTTGTTTGCTATAGGTGTCCTTAATGCTTCCATccaatgtaattattttatagcATTCGTATATCTTGAAGTTCTATTTTACTTGTTTCTCCCGTTTGTGTATGtggcttatttatttattaaatataagcgTACCCCCAGTATGGTGTCAGTCTCCATTTTAGACATGATATGCATTATCTTTTGAGATTAATAGATATGAATTCccggtgtaattttttttttgttaatcacTAAGAAATAGGAATTTTAACTTGCTtttagtataattattttaaaactcgaaaaatttattatatataactgaGTATATTGTACTAAATccgaaacataatttttaaagggAACTTCGTAAGGCAAATGATTTACTTTTGATAATATGGAGAGTGCCTAAGGAGATATGGTATTCCATTGATTAAATAATTCTTGGGATGACTTCTACAGTACATCCAAGAACTAAGTGTGGCTTCGATTAATTACGAGATAAATTGCCTCCAAACCAAAGCTGAGATATTTTTTGTACTTTCTCACCTTGTAACTAACACTGCAGAGGGCTATTAGAAGTTGATAGTTAGTTGCTTTGTTTCTAGTTAGTTGATCTAGATCACTTAAACTTCTACAAATGACTCGACGTACTTTTCACTCAATAACATTTATACTTTTCTCACAAATGTTCACTAACACCTGGTTATAATTACAACAAGATGAATATGAtgatgcaagaagaattggataAAATTTAAAGCAATCGTGGATACTCGACTGTCTGCAAAAAgcaaaaatacacaattttcttAAGCTTATCGCATACAAAGGGTCTTTGGTTACTTCACATCATCTAAATTAGATGGGCGATGTGGTTGTGCAGTGTCATTTCAAGCGCTGAATCCGGTCCTGATCTACTGCTTCCATTGCTAGTGATCATGTTACTGTTTGCAACATTATAATTAATGATCCAAGTTATGATTGTATATGGGGATATCATAAATAAAGGATATGCAAATTGATAGCTCACGTACTAGCAGGAGTTTAAGATCCAGTAGATTCTGGCTGGGATTCATGGTTCGGTGGAGGCTCCTATAATTCATGAAGTCATAAACATTGTATTTAGAAACTTTTTAACAGTTCAATACCCCTGCAACTGCAAGAACAACACAGGATCATTCTATTGTAATACaatgacaaaataattaaatttactcCATATCCATTTTATCCTTCTACTCTACTTGATCGCTGGtctgattatttttattattattattatgtcttACAAatcttaaaatgataatttaacaATAACTTGAAAATTACACTAAAACTAATCACTGTATAAATCTAAACGGAAATAAAAGACCATTAATACACGCCATAACTTGCAACGACTATTGATGGCCAAATAGCAACAATCAGTATTAGCCAAACGTGCCTggttgaccaaaaaaaaaagttttcgtGATTCTAATATATATGGTATTACATGCAAGAGTAAAAAAGACTAGCTACTTTGTATACAACACGagatttctattttaattggtGTAACTTACTGAAAAACAGAGAAATATGATTCGGCAATTTTAGTTCTCTCGAAAATATATGGACTTCATGATAACTGAGATGTACTCATAATAAGTAAACtagaacaaaataatatatgattttttttttctcacaatgTTCGCTTCATACAGAAATATCCACTTTTCCAAATTGTTTTCCGCTCCTCATTCTAGACTTTAACTTGTCTTTTAAGGAACACTTGTGTTCCACGAGTTACTAGtagataattattaattacattcCAAAATTTGCCTCTATCTTGGCTTTGGAGGAGAAAAAGCACCAGGTACATGAATTTACATGGCGGTGTTGAACCGGACTACATTCaactgatttttcttttagataTATATACACTAACAAAAAGATGTTGCAGAGATATATCAGCTACTGAAAGTGCAGTTCTTAAACAACCTGGGATGAAACATTTGCTGTGAGAAGTGTTCCCCGGAACCCTTCCTCGGTATGCTGCAGATCCATTTTATCATCACAAAGCTCATCTGCGAAAGATGAATATAATTCTTTTCTGACTTTTATGTATCTAAAATTTCCACtttaagaagataaaaaagattatttgcAATAACATAATAGGATGGCAAACCACATTGCCACTATTGAACTATCAAATAGCTTACCAGCAATATCTCGATTTTCATGGATCTCAGAGTCCCTCACTATAATCTGATCTCCAGCAAATATGTTCACATCTGCGAGGGTAGCACATTCATCATCGCCAACAATTATCCTATCACCTTTATGTAGTATCTGGTTTTCCTTGACAACCTGGGAGGAAAACTATCACTGATaagattcatgaacaaaaatTCAGACATGAAGCTGTTATATCTTTTATAGCAATTCATTGATTTCATGTGTATAACCTATCATGATAATGCCTAGCTAATGTTCTCTTACAGTCTTATGACAAAAGGAAGCAACCAACATGTTCACCCATTTCATGTCAAAAGCTCAACTGAATTACAACTACTATTATCTCCATCTTATAATTCTACATTTAGGGAGTGTTTGTTGAATGgaaaatttaaaaggaaaaaaaaaatctcttcacACTTGCATAGCACACAGAAAAGTACAATTTGTATATACTTCATAGTCTTCATACAGTTTTTGCCATTTAATATAGTATGAGTTGAAAACGGTTTTCCACCCTTTTCCAAACAACTATGAGTGGAAATGAAAACCTTTCCGTCTCTCTATACATTTCATGCCCATCCCAACTTTCCACCTTTTCATTTTCTACCTCCTTAAACAAGAACATCATTGGAATTACACGGGAGAATCAATACCAGTGATACTTTTAATCTAAAACTACTAAAGGTGATAGTGACACCacccaaaatattttcaatccaTTGAAGTCAGTTCTTCCTTCACATAGAAATGAGATCCTACACTTTTACTCAAACAGACAAGTTTGGAGACCCAAACAAAGACAAATttagcttaaatatgttttcttcCCTGAAAAATTAGACAATTTTGATTTAGTACctataaaaaaatctcatttgaTTCCCAGTCTACAAAAATACATCTTGGAAGGGACTACAAACATGTTTTTCCATaaaatcaattatcaaataaaaaaataatcattcaaaCAATCACAATTGCCTAATTTTTCAGGGACAAGAAACATactttactctttaaattttactGGTGTTCCAATTTTCC encodes the following:
- the LOC100782245 gene encoding protein arginine N-methyltransferase 1.5 — encoded protein: MPLGERAGDKSESRYCGVETDFNDDMPHVLHFNLYSGSFDFVVAPLMDHSYRPSLVQKDALGSGVLPFAGSDLVLSPSQWSSHVVGKISSWIDLDSEDETLRIDSETTLKQEIAWASHLSLQACLLPAPKGTSCANYARCVNQILQGSNNMQLWLRVPLVKPDDDSMDAKSVALVDSWETWNSFRLLCEHHSQLSVALDILSTLPSPNSLGRWFGEPVRAAILHTDCFLTNSHGCPCLSKRHQSLITGFFNHSIQIIVSGNSVHPKASVDANDNSGTNSQRHPLRPYLDYIGYLYQRMDPLPEQERFELGYRDFLQSPLQPLMDNLEAQTYETFERDAVKYIQYQRAVSKALLDRVPDEEASVKTIVLMVVGAGRGPLVRASLQAAEETGRKLKVYAVEKNPNAVVTLHALVKLEGWEDTVTIVSSDMRHWSAPEKADILVSELLGSFGDNELSPECLDGAQRFLKQDGISIPSSYTSFLQPVTASKLYNDVKAHKDLVHFETAYVVKMHNVAKLAPTQPVFTFTHPKHSDKEINQRYKKLNFIIPNDTGSAMVHGFAGYFDATLYKDVHLGIEPSTATPNMFSWFAIFFPLRTPICVDPGSTLEVHFWRCCGSTKVWYEWCVASPASSPMHNSNGRSYWVGL